One window of the Bombus pyrosoma isolate SC7728 linkage group LG5, ASM1482585v1, whole genome shotgun sequence genome contains the following:
- the LOC122567766 gene encoding protein FAM117B-like isoform X2 → MSGSQRMRKSSPCSTSKQGPMRATLPVSSLLRQGRQGSSLRKSNSNSPTVSPTNASAWRARISPETSSSGQRSPGSLSYKAKSKTLSGRCSESLSGNQNIRRTASLDTIYLKGQWPRDSYYIHSSLLLVDKSTQTEEWSNEPRKLHTRHPTEQTTTDEKLEKYFRHRLQRSGKEGTSSRERTAAFGLIMPGGPPPAFPADHTVLPSIASQTSIHNQFGLSTKASPMNIPVKPMRPPMRSSIEGLNQEIEGLVLKSAANPSDPDHPVEDKYARYREQITPEGHRAPLADLLRATRSVNTQTPATDLPSSSYSSGGSRGSTPEQDREGRLGTSPHINRFLAREPPDGCEKVNLKFVEDARRPMIDLSKLDYCPKPCVAFQLKPSLGSAFLPLQQPASPTMVASASPSSHTTPTTPPPNP, encoded by the exons ATGTCGGGATCACAGCGAATGCGAAAGTCCTCGCCATGCTCGACATCGAAGCAAGGCCCAATGCGCGCGACTCTACCCGTAAGCTCGCTGCTACGACAAGGCCGGCAAGGCAGCAGTCTCAGGAAGAGCAACAGCAACAGTCCCACTGTATCGCCAACAAACGCGAGTGCGTGGCGGGCCCGCATCTCGCCGGAGACTTCTTCCTCGGGACAACGAAGCCCCGGTTCCCTCTCTTACAAAG CAAAATCAAAAACATTAAGTGGAAGATGCAGCGAAAGTTTAAGTGGAAACCAAAATATTCGAAGGACAGCATCACTAGATACAATCTATTTGAAAGGACAATGGCCTCGTGATTCGTATTACATTCATTCTAGTCTTCTATTGGTTGATAAATCTACACag aCAGAAGAATGGTCCAATGAACCAAGAAAATTACACACCCGTCATCCTACAGAACAAACTACTACAGATGAAAAACTAGAAAAGTATTTCAGGCATCG GTTGCAACGTTCAGGTAAAGAAGGTACCAGCAGTAGAGAACGAACAGCAGCATTTGGACTTATAATGCCAGGTGGACCACCACCAGCTTTTCCTGCAGATCACACAGTTTTACCCAGTATTGCTTCACAAACGTCTATAC aCAATCAATTTGGTTTGAGTACAAAGGCAAGTCCTATGAATATCCCTGTGAAACCAATGAGGCCTCCAATGCGTTCTTCTATTGAAGGATTAAATCAAGAAATTGAAGGATTGGTTCTCAAATCTGCAGCTAACCCTAGTGACCCTGATCATCCAGTGGAAGACAAA TATGCACGGTATCGTGAACAAATTACACCGGAAGGTCATCGTGCGCCATTAGCAGACCTACTGAGGGCTACTCGTAGTGTGAACACACAAACGCCAGCTACTGACCTTCCCTCCAGTTCTTATTCTTCAG GTGGAAGTCGTGGCTCAACCCCCGAACAAGATAGAGAAGGGCGCCTTGGCACCTCTCCTCACATTAATAGGTTCCTTGCAAGAGAACCACCTGATGGCTGTGAGAAAGTCAATCTCAAATTTGTAGAGGATGCCAG gCGACCCATGATAGACTTGAGCAAACTAGACTATTGCCCAAAGCCGTGTGTAGCATTCCAGTTAAAACCTAGCTTGGGATCAGCGTTCCTGCCATTACAACAGCCAGCCAGTCCAACAATGGTTGCCAGTGCATCACCCTCTTCGCATACAACACCAACTACACCTCCTCCAAACCCATAG
- the LOC122567766 gene encoding protein FAM117B-like isoform X1 — protein sequence MSGSQRMRKSSPCSTSKQGPMRATLPVSSLLRQGRQGSSLRKSNSNSPTVSPTNASAWRARISPETSSSGQRSPGSLSYKAKSKTLSGRCSESLSGNQNIRRTASLDTIYLKGQWPRDSYYIHSSLLLVDKSTQTEEWSNEPRKLHTRHPTEQTTTDEKLEKYFRHRLQRSGKEGTSSRERTAAFGLIMPGGPPPAFPADHTVLPSIASQTSIHNQFGLSTKASPMNIPVKPMRPPMRSSIEGLNQEIEGLVLKSAANPSDPDHPVEDKYARYREQITPEGHRAPLADLLRATRSVNTQTPATDLPSSSYSSGPPSRNSESPLIPGLMDASRPPSDLLQGGSRGSTPEQDREGRLGTSPHINRFLAREPPDGCEKVNLKFVEDARRPMIDLSKLDYCPKPCVAFQLKPSLGSAFLPLQQPASPTMVASASPSSHTTPTTPPPNP from the exons ATGTCGGGATCACAGCGAATGCGAAAGTCCTCGCCATGCTCGACATCGAAGCAAGGCCCAATGCGCGCGACTCTACCCGTAAGCTCGCTGCTACGACAAGGCCGGCAAGGCAGCAGTCTCAGGAAGAGCAACAGCAACAGTCCCACTGTATCGCCAACAAACGCGAGTGCGTGGCGGGCCCGCATCTCGCCGGAGACTTCTTCCTCGGGACAACGAAGCCCCGGTTCCCTCTCTTACAAAG CAAAATCAAAAACATTAAGTGGAAGATGCAGCGAAAGTTTAAGTGGAAACCAAAATATTCGAAGGACAGCATCACTAGATACAATCTATTTGAAAGGACAATGGCCTCGTGATTCGTATTACATTCATTCTAGTCTTCTATTGGTTGATAAATCTACACag aCAGAAGAATGGTCCAATGAACCAAGAAAATTACACACCCGTCATCCTACAGAACAAACTACTACAGATGAAAAACTAGAAAAGTATTTCAGGCATCG GTTGCAACGTTCAGGTAAAGAAGGTACCAGCAGTAGAGAACGAACAGCAGCATTTGGACTTATAATGCCAGGTGGACCACCACCAGCTTTTCCTGCAGATCACACAGTTTTACCCAGTATTGCTTCACAAACGTCTATAC aCAATCAATTTGGTTTGAGTACAAAGGCAAGTCCTATGAATATCCCTGTGAAACCAATGAGGCCTCCAATGCGTTCTTCTATTGAAGGATTAAATCAAGAAATTGAAGGATTGGTTCTCAAATCTGCAGCTAACCCTAGTGACCCTGATCATCCAGTGGAAGACAAA TATGCACGGTATCGTGAACAAATTACACCGGAAGGTCATCGTGCGCCATTAGCAGACCTACTGAGGGCTACTCGTAGTGTGAACACACAAACGCCAGCTACTGACCTTCCCTCCAGTTCTTATTCTTCAG GCCCTCCATCTAGGAATTCTGAGTCTCCGCTGATTCCTGGTCTTATGGATGCGTCCCGTCCGCCTAGCGATCTCTTACAAG GTGGAAGTCGTGGCTCAACCCCCGAACAAGATAGAGAAGGGCGCCTTGGCACCTCTCCTCACATTAATAGGTTCCTTGCAAGAGAACCACCTGATGGCTGTGAGAAAGTCAATCTCAAATTTGTAGAGGATGCCAG gCGACCCATGATAGACTTGAGCAAACTAGACTATTGCCCAAAGCCGTGTGTAGCATTCCAGTTAAAACCTAGCTTGGGATCAGCGTTCCTGCCATTACAACAGCCAGCCAGTCCAACAATGGTTGCCAGTGCATCACCCTCTTCGCATACAACACCAACTACACCTCCTCCAAACCCATAG